From a region of the Zingiber officinale cultivar Zhangliang unplaced genomic scaffold, Zo_v1.1 ctg45, whole genome shotgun sequence genome:
- the LOC122037460 gene encoding hydrophobic protein RCI2A-like, with amino-acid sequence MAGCCCRFLEILCAILLPPVGVCFRHGCCSLEFWICVVLTILGYIPGIIYAVYVILCVSPAADYFLLV; translated from the exons ATGGCAGGTTGCTGCTGCAGGTTCCTGGAGATCCTCTGCGCCATCCTCCTCCCCCCTGTTGGCGTCTGCTTCCGCCATGGCTGCTGCAGC CTGGAGTTTTGGATCTGCGTGGTGCTGACCATCCTCGGCTACATCCCGGGCATCATCTACGCCGTCTACGTCATCCTCTGCGTCTCTCCGGCGGCGGACTACTTCCTTCTCGTTTAG